The Scomber japonicus isolate fScoJap1 chromosome 9, fScoJap1.pri, whole genome shotgun sequence genome includes a region encoding these proteins:
- the tctn2 gene encoding tectonic-2 isoform X1 → MANVVHELLPSFYSRHFICFLLFISLADTQNTVVFQPSYLTATGPTVTTFLLGNTSDISLNLRTVYPSNITGSIDPQSCDAEVTQWVITQEQVGKTAVRVQLRLDKNLRLCGDNETDTGCCQKPLCVLETLQVSACVGSTAQASLLIQAKIYALSVPANAGSDNKTVIPNQVYQPLGPCPCDLTLRKCDIRCCCDKDCSTEDLKLFESHCLPGPFGGQVSPAADYQCSVQTSENSPDWFPFLCVNSPPENNPYLGLFYQGYTITPKPGPSFQSPVLSSSAPVNVYRQGSPIFTLNDQYFTIPQRALGHCLKNAPVAFLKDFEVKCVTLLQSCPTGSPLQTLPTDLGIQVKNGQGGDVTVDVIDEVTFDLSQFISSTYAVVSSAEAQLCENVTLALDYKFYWKGNGITSINLTRTVGTVTLNDSVVLTTRYSAVFLNGEFMGEPNSGNPGYQVGRPVIAGTVDTLENNTSSIDRTSIHLWEPMSDGLCSTAEKKPILFGENSTSGCLLPVNQQNLTQCNLLREAVTSLQAALNTATYIAKSGNPDALTMADWVNIEFVTMNSSTIMENTTGSCTAIPSHLQIHVWSLITGMLDGKPQREIHTVQVSYGLSTWALVCGGGDVSPCVDPMETQLFPLTSSVTFIDIPINTGPPKTRFQINFTEYDCNRNDVCWPELAFPITKYYTGEPYSQSLAKGLILVFFFITASVLGTPWRQIRQAWNSASS, encoded by the exons ATGGCTAACGTAGTTCATGAATTACTTCCCTCATTTTACTCACGGCACTTCATATGctttttattgttcatttctTTGGCTGACACCCAAAACACTGTCG TTTTCCAGCCATCCTATCTCACGGCAACTGGACCCACAGTCACGACATTTCTGCTTGGAAACACGTCTGACATCTCTCTTAACCTGAGGACAGTATATCCATCCAATATAACAG GAAGCATTGACCCTCAGTCATGTGATGCTGAGGTAACACAGTGGGTTATCACACAGGAACAGGTTGGGAAG ACTGCAGTTCGAGTCCAGCTGAGACTGGATAAAAATCTGCGTTTGTGTGGTGATAATGAGACAGACACAGGCTGCTGTCAAAAGCCACTTTGTGTTCTGGAGACCCTTCAGGTGTCAGCTTGTGTGGGCAGCACAGCTCAGGCATCACTACTAATACAGGCCAAGATTTATGCACTGTCGGTTCCTGCCAACGCTGGATCTG ataataaaacagtcaTTCCAAATCAAGTGTACCAACCCCTGGGCCCTTGTCCCTGTGACCTCACACTCAGAAAATGTGACATtcgctgctgctgtgacaag GACTGTTCCACTGAAGATTTGAAGCTTTTTGAGTCTCACTGTCTCCCAGGGCCTTTTGGTGGACAGGTTTCTCCAGCTGCAGACTATCAGTGTTCTGTGCAGACCTCTGAAAACTCCCCAGATTGGTTTCCATTTTTATGTGTCAATTCTCCACCTGAAAACAACCCTTACCTGGGGCTCTTCTACCAGGGATACACAAT TACGCCAAAGCCAGGTCCATCCTTCCAAAGCCCTGTTTTATCATCATCAGCACCAGTTAATGTCTACAGACAAGGAAGtcccatttttacattaaatgatCAGTACTTCACTATCCCCCAG AGGGCTCTTGGACACTGTCTAAAAAATGCTCCGGTagcatttttaaaagatttcGAGGTCAAATGTGTAACATTGCTACAGTCTTGTCCAACTGGATCTCCTTTACAGACTCTACCAACAGATTTGGGGATTCAAGTGAAGAATGGGCAAGGGG GTGATGTTACAGTGGATGTAATTGATGAAGTCACCTTTGACTTGAGTCAGTTTATTTCAAGCACATATGCAGTTGTGTCTTCAG CAGAGGCGCAGTTGTGTGAGAATGTGACTTTGGCTTTGGATTACAAATTCTACTGGAAAGGAAATGGCATCACAAGTATCAACCTGACCCGCACTGTTGGCACTGTCACTTTAAATGACAGTG TGGTCTTAACTACAAGGTATTCTGCCGTGTTTCTAAATGGAGAATTCATGGGTGAGCCCAATTCAGGGAACCCAG GGTATCAGGTAGGAAGGCCTGTTATTGCTGGAACTGTGGATACTCTGGAAAATAATACAAGCTCAATAGACAGGACATCAATCCATCTTTGGGAACCAA TGAGTGATGGACTCTGTTCCACTGCTGAGAAGAAACCAATTCTGTTTGGGGAGAATTCAACATCAGGATGTCTGCTACCTGTCAACCAACAGAATCTGACTCAGTGTAATCTCCTGAG AGAGGCTGTTACTTCACTCCAGGCAGCTTTGAATACAGCCACATACATTGCAAAGAGTGGAAACCCAGATGCTCTAACTATGGCAGACTGGGTGAACATAGAAT TTGTGACAATGAACTCAAGCACAATTATGGAAAACACCACTGGTTCATGCACTGCGATTCCATCACACCTGCAAATCCATGTTTGGAGTTTAATCACTGGCATGCTTGATGGGAAACCTCAAAGGGAAATCCACACCGTGCAAGTCAG TTACGGCCTGTCCACTTGGGCACTGGTGTGTGGAGGAGGTGATGTCTCTCCATGTGTGGACCCAATGGAAACTCAGTTGTTCCCCCTCACCTCATCAGTCACCTTTATTGACATTCCTATTAATACTGGACCGCCAAAGACCAG GTTTCAGATCAACTTCACAGAGTATGACTGTAACAGGAATGATGTGTGTTGGCCCGAGCTCGCCTTCCCCATCACCAAGTATTACACAG gtGAACCATATTCTCAGTCACTGGCCAAGGGCCTTATCTTGGTTTTCTTCTTCATCACTGCCTCGGTTCTTGGGACTCCATGGAGACAAATCCGACAGGCATGGAACAGTGCTTCTTCGTAA
- the tctn2 gene encoding tectonic-2 isoform X2 produces the protein MANVVHELLPSFYSRHFICFLLFISLADTQNTVVFQPSYLTATGPTVTTFLLGNTSDISLNLRTVYPSNITGSIDPQSCDAEVTQWVITQEQVGKTAVRVQLRLDKNLRLCGDNETDTGCCQKPLCVLETLQVSACVGSTAQASLLIQAKIYALSVPANAGSDNKTVIPNQVYQPLGPCPCDLTLRKCDIRCCCDKDCSTEDLKLFESHCLPGPFGGQVSPAADYQCSVQTSENSPDWFPFLCVNSPPENNPYLGLFYQGYTITPKPGPSFQSPVLSSSAPVNVYRQGSPIFTLNDQYFTIPQRALGHCLKNAPVAFLKDFEVKCVTLLQSCPTGSPLQTLPTDLGIQVKNGQGGDVTVDVIDEVTFDLSQFISSTYAVVSSEAQLCENVTLALDYKFYWKGNGITSINLTRTVGTVTLNDSVVLTTRYSAVFLNGEFMGEPNSGNPGYQVGRPVIAGTVDTLENNTSSIDRTSIHLWEPMSDGLCSTAEKKPILFGENSTSGCLLPVNQQNLTQCNLLREAVTSLQAALNTATYIAKSGNPDALTMADWVNIEFVTMNSSTIMENTTGSCTAIPSHLQIHVWSLITGMLDGKPQREIHTVQVSYGLSTWALVCGGGDVSPCVDPMETQLFPLTSSVTFIDIPINTGPPKTRFQINFTEYDCNRNDVCWPELAFPITKYYTGEPYSQSLAKGLILVFFFITASVLGTPWRQIRQAWNSASS, from the exons ATGGCTAACGTAGTTCATGAATTACTTCCCTCATTTTACTCACGGCACTTCATATGctttttattgttcatttctTTGGCTGACACCCAAAACACTGTCG TTTTCCAGCCATCCTATCTCACGGCAACTGGACCCACAGTCACGACATTTCTGCTTGGAAACACGTCTGACATCTCTCTTAACCTGAGGACAGTATATCCATCCAATATAACAG GAAGCATTGACCCTCAGTCATGTGATGCTGAGGTAACACAGTGGGTTATCACACAGGAACAGGTTGGGAAG ACTGCAGTTCGAGTCCAGCTGAGACTGGATAAAAATCTGCGTTTGTGTGGTGATAATGAGACAGACACAGGCTGCTGTCAAAAGCCACTTTGTGTTCTGGAGACCCTTCAGGTGTCAGCTTGTGTGGGCAGCACAGCTCAGGCATCACTACTAATACAGGCCAAGATTTATGCACTGTCGGTTCCTGCCAACGCTGGATCTG ataataaaacagtcaTTCCAAATCAAGTGTACCAACCCCTGGGCCCTTGTCCCTGTGACCTCACACTCAGAAAATGTGACATtcgctgctgctgtgacaag GACTGTTCCACTGAAGATTTGAAGCTTTTTGAGTCTCACTGTCTCCCAGGGCCTTTTGGTGGACAGGTTTCTCCAGCTGCAGACTATCAGTGTTCTGTGCAGACCTCTGAAAACTCCCCAGATTGGTTTCCATTTTTATGTGTCAATTCTCCACCTGAAAACAACCCTTACCTGGGGCTCTTCTACCAGGGATACACAAT TACGCCAAAGCCAGGTCCATCCTTCCAAAGCCCTGTTTTATCATCATCAGCACCAGTTAATGTCTACAGACAAGGAAGtcccatttttacattaaatgatCAGTACTTCACTATCCCCCAG AGGGCTCTTGGACACTGTCTAAAAAATGCTCCGGTagcatttttaaaagatttcGAGGTCAAATGTGTAACATTGCTACAGTCTTGTCCAACTGGATCTCCTTTACAGACTCTACCAACAGATTTGGGGATTCAAGTGAAGAATGGGCAAGGGG GTGATGTTACAGTGGATGTAATTGATGAAGTCACCTTTGACTTGAGTCAGTTTATTTCAAGCACATATGCAGTTGTGTCTTCAG AGGCGCAGTTGTGTGAGAATGTGACTTTGGCTTTGGATTACAAATTCTACTGGAAAGGAAATGGCATCACAAGTATCAACCTGACCCGCACTGTTGGCACTGTCACTTTAAATGACAGTG TGGTCTTAACTACAAGGTATTCTGCCGTGTTTCTAAATGGAGAATTCATGGGTGAGCCCAATTCAGGGAACCCAG GGTATCAGGTAGGAAGGCCTGTTATTGCTGGAACTGTGGATACTCTGGAAAATAATACAAGCTCAATAGACAGGACATCAATCCATCTTTGGGAACCAA TGAGTGATGGACTCTGTTCCACTGCTGAGAAGAAACCAATTCTGTTTGGGGAGAATTCAACATCAGGATGTCTGCTACCTGTCAACCAACAGAATCTGACTCAGTGTAATCTCCTGAG AGAGGCTGTTACTTCACTCCAGGCAGCTTTGAATACAGCCACATACATTGCAAAGAGTGGAAACCCAGATGCTCTAACTATGGCAGACTGGGTGAACATAGAAT TTGTGACAATGAACTCAAGCACAATTATGGAAAACACCACTGGTTCATGCACTGCGATTCCATCACACCTGCAAATCCATGTTTGGAGTTTAATCACTGGCATGCTTGATGGGAAACCTCAAAGGGAAATCCACACCGTGCAAGTCAG TTACGGCCTGTCCACTTGGGCACTGGTGTGTGGAGGAGGTGATGTCTCTCCATGTGTGGACCCAATGGAAACTCAGTTGTTCCCCCTCACCTCATCAGTCACCTTTATTGACATTCCTATTAATACTGGACCGCCAAAGACCAG GTTTCAGATCAACTTCACAGAGTATGACTGTAACAGGAATGATGTGTGTTGGCCCGAGCTCGCCTTCCCCATCACCAAGTATTACACAG gtGAACCATATTCTCAGTCACTGGCCAAGGGCCTTATCTTGGTTTTCTTCTTCATCACTGCCTCGGTTCTTGGGACTCCATGGAGACAAATCCGACAGGCATGGAACAGTGCTTCTTCGTAA
- the si:ch211-225b11.4 gene encoding thyroid adenoma-associated protein homolog: protein MTSLQDCVITKDQTPENVSQTLGLLVNKLSESSRSSVKRCKERSLEEAVQLLRKISETELEGLKESQLLLLVRLLISLQLQMVNISTACRKVDQMLQHLAKVDHQLVFRETQLCLHSIGHTDQILSMEDLQRACMFLEDSTVGREVWRESCLSFMNKLSELFTVVLQQESLRDGPLCYIAVKVCLQIFQLLSSEVAPLVWKKENESQTLQKILQAIMDIILGQCCNRDTRLLAGTAVAMLINTASESRAGGAAAWSLLQVSHSEPWLLTVGVLQVQCSPAGKDGVDRLAVSRGLLTCCRPHILLASHADTTKCLLLDGLFPLAFALCEKKLDCHHYAFEVLTLWLKKVKECLADIWKMTGVRLLPDNSSLQQQLIHIIWTNAESPVEGVSESARSCFCLLLEVYEMDCKKFADTEKTLYSNLLQRIIKLPWEAKAKYHHLCVLLPYLGTDMVLDQYGDIPNHLLKCLSTNHLSPCGSELYKCLVQQQRRELCEGSQKLASIDEVNLADQWARRWQPVLLEALTSDVTLLQNHSSSHLLPCTFQVFPSTVELLLASLDPFTPGHLHAWACIMSSYRATTGGSPWALQGSSTHKNLQLALGSVDDKVRLAVLSLLCCSPKTKDTPTSEELSIMKTFIPQNLNCESSPFRQHFQAGVKKFLVRIRDGCLACVRREKGKKKEDATNLERAEEILNQGIGFVEWLGELPYCYLAPGHSYQRKKTVLLLLSAVLETCTDTWSPDKKKGQPPVNMGSLINCARQKGKWDFFCKAKQLVLISCLEDSTNEIRELSAGLLLRYFPPSFPDDITSVLLTRTKQLLCSPRVQEAQMGALMMKVVLQKTQDQSEDCGPNNNITVSCGSNTKVSSFVRFLVRELEDHYLTAKADMMLAARTKPIHGVLSALQRCLLEAPSCIFDTLGHSLTIEVLGLLENISLLLLGVLYGDTCATDEDAPPSFCDMGNAISSLIAQASGGNQGDGEECVLLSEEHSLVLTCCWVSLKEIGIFLGSLVERILTESKSSKCLLTIEDLIRASKVFKNILLKCRHWGAVEGCCVGFTKFCACLLSNNDPQFRNIPAHMLTQGLKVVQSPRSTSVTRRAAGLPMLILCVVSAEEASKTRPLLSHSVKILLETARTPLPDSWDQTLDLPQVCAVHTLQALVRGSGLGVAILQFAPDVAILSLTLLSSPCWAMRNAALQLYSSLCSRMLGQRPSSDGGGPTQHGMSPPAFFFHYPAFHPFLLAELRGAAHNLQGPPEEARLRLQPSLYPILTLLAQLQPGVQDSTESLSDFLPPLLQLSASPIYSVRVMASKALVAMTPPLEYMNILIKLTSELPGPLDRCCHNRLHGQLLQIKAVLDRALCSHSAPSADLCEVLSRVDASLWLATEAQRCPLVRSAYLAVAGSLRGFCCETYLSKLYDTLMCELCTPQQELQIGLSSFHQQVIQFLCADQNWARQIWDNFSAASLDLRLELVTWVVDGRELQQTSLKEVIQGVLQSNLREALLSHCVEYRRTYLAALVAVMAGGDLTSPQCPPQSAPMEESVLLECLDLLLGDLEEQRGGPEFLSQALYAASLLLSQQSDSSFKIAMIQRWCSVLECHCSPDATEVLRIACAEALCVAGVSLMSRSLREHNTLPAIMIRLINTGLYLLQDQSQLVRIKAACFTSMLQHAREGGQRSVYLMQVNQALPLLLDLLLEECWDTPGTLQVLLCHLTQPDLRPVLREASETGCASLYEQDEANVFAEPSVMSAQVLPYLLQMAKKYSESSTLAQSLIAWAEESAAQVLDSLAVCKELQPAPTLTLTWLSLLMDPRLHSTLCGLLARAAFLLRLLKTCDDVRHLCDSSALHEAVREVCSLLGQRGVHLPSALTAAVAGDLPL from the exons ATGACAAGTCTTCAGGACTGTGTGATCACCAAAGATCAAACACCAGAAAACGTCAGCCAAACCCTCGGGCTCCTTGTTAATAAACTGTCTGAATCATCCAG GAGTAGTGTGAAAAGATGCAAGGAGCGCAGTTTAGAGGAGGCTGTGCAGTTGCTGAGAAAGATTTCAGAGACAGAGCTTGAAGGTTTAAAGGAGAGCCAACTCCTGCTTCTTGTCAGACTCCTCATCtccctgcagctgcagatggtCAACATCTCCACAGCCTGTCGAAAAGTAGACCAG ATGTTGCAACATCTGGCAAAGGTGGACCACCAACTGGTTTTTAGAGAAACCCAACTGTGTTTGCACTCCATAGGGCACACTGATCAG ATACTGTCTATGGAGGATCTTCAGAGAG CCTGTATGTTCCTGGAAGACAGCACTGTTGGTCGAGAAGTGTGGCGAGAGTCATGCCTGTCTTTTATGAATAAACTGTCTGAGTTATTCACTGTTGTACTACAACAAGAATCCCTGAGAGATGGACCGCTGTGTTATATTGCTGTTAAG GTGTGTCTACAGATATTTCAGCTGTTGTCCAGTGAAGTGGCTCCTCTAGTGTGGAAGAAGGAGAATGAGAGCCAAACACTGCAGAAGATCCTGCAGGCTATTATGGACATAATCCTCGGACAG TGCTGCAACAGGGACACTCGCCTTTTGGCAGGCACTGCTGTGGCCATGCTGATTAACACAGCATCAGAGAGCAGAGCTGGAGGTGCTGCTGCTTGGAGTCTGCTACAGGTCTCTCATTCAG AGCCGTGGCTGCTGACTGTTGGTGTTCTTCAGGTGCAGTGCAGCCCCGCAGGGAAGGATGGAGTGGACAGGCTGGCTGTGAGCAGGGGCCTCCTGACCTGCTGCCGACCTCATATCTTGCTCGCTTCACATGCGGATACCACA AAGTGTCTGCTGCTGGATGGTTTGTTTCCTCTGGcctttgctttgtgtgagaaGAAACTGGACTGTCACCACTATGCCTTTGAAG TGTTAACACTATGGCTGAAGAAAGTCAAAGAATGTCTGGCTGATATTTGGAAGATGACAGGTGTTCGTCTTCTACCTGACAACAGCAGCCTGCAACAACAGCTCATTCATATTATCTGGACCAATGCTGAAAGCCCA GTGGAAGGTGTGTCAGAATCTGCACGCAGTTGCTTTTGTCTGCTTCTGGAGGTCTATGAGATGGACTGTAAGAAGTTTGCTGACACAGAGAAGACTCTTTATTCAAATTTGCTTCAGCGAATAATCAAACTCCCATGGGAAGCCAAAGCCAAATATCATCACCTTTGTGTTCTTCTCCCATATCTGGGTACTGACATG GTGCTGGATCAATATGGTGATATCCCCAATCATCTACTGAAGTGCCTGTCAACCAATCACCTGTCACCATGTGGCTCAGAGCTTTACAAGTGTCTGgtccagcagcagaggagagaactATGTGAAGGCTCGCAAAAGTTGGCTTCAATCGATGAGGTGAATCTGGCCGATCAGTGGGCAAGACGTTGGCAGCCCGTCCTTCTTGAGGCATTGACTTCTGATGTGACTCTTCTACAGAACCACAGCTCATCACACTTACTGCCCTGCACCTTTCAAGTCTTTCCCTCTACTGTGGAGCTGCTGCTAGCCTCTCTGGACCCATTCACCCCTGGTCACCTGCATGCCTGGGCCTGCATCATGAGTTCCTACCGGGCCACGACCGGAGGCTCTCCCTGGGCTCTGCAGGGCAGCTCAACCCATAAAAACCTCCAGCTAGCTCTAGGATCTGTAGATGACAAAGTGCGACTTGCTGTTCTCAGCCTTCTCTGCTGCAGCCCAAAGACCAAAGATACTCCAACTTCAGAGGAGCTGTCAATTATGAAGACCTTCATTCCTCAGAACCTGAACTGTGAGTCCTCACCTTTTCGCCAACATTTTCAGGCAGGAGTGAAGAAATTTCTGGTTCGTATCAGAGATGGCTGCTTGGCATGTGTCAGAAGAGAAAAAGGCAAGAAGAAGGAAGATGCCACCAACTTGGAAAGGGCAGAGGAAATACTGAACCAGGGAATAG GTTTTGTGGAATGGTTGGGTGAACTTCCTTACTGCTATCTGGCACCAGGACACAGTTACCAGAGGAAGAAgactgtgttgttgttgctgtctgcAGTGCTGGAGACCTGCACAGATACCTGGAGCCCCGACAAAAAGAAGGGACAACCTCCAG TGAACATGGGGTCTCTTATTAACTGCGCGAGGCAAAAAGGAAAGTGGGATTTCTTCTGCAAGGCAAAACAGCTGGTCCTCATCAGCTGTTTAGAAGATTCTACAAATGAG ATTCGGGAGCTTTCGGCAGGGTTATTATTGAGATATTTCCCACCCAGTTTTCCAGATGATATCACTTCTGTGCTGCTCACGCGAACCAAACAGCTCCTGTGCAGTCCTCGGGTGCAGGAAGCTCAGATGGGAGCGCTGATGATGAAGGTTGTCCTTCAGAA AACACAAGACCAGTCTGAGGACTGCGGGCCCAACAATAACATTACTGTCAGCTGTGGAAGCAACACAAAAGTCTCCAGCTTTGTTAGATTCCTTGTGAGGGAGCTGGAGGACCACTACCTGACAGCCAAGGCTGATATGATGCTTGCTGCCAGAACCAAACCTATACATG GTGTTCTGAGTGCCCTTCAGAGGTGTTTGCTTGAGGCACCTAGCTGTATCTTTGACACACTTGGCCACAGTCTAACCATTGAGGTCCTGGGCCTGCTGGAGAATATCTCTTTGCTTCTGCTGGGTGTGCTGTATGGAGATACTTGTGCTACTGATGAGG ATGCCCCCCCATCTTTTTGTGATATGGGCAACGCCATCAGCTCTCTGATAGCACAAGCATCAGGAGGAAACCAAGGTGATGGAGAGGAGTGTGTCTTGCTATCTGAAGAACACAGCCTtgtgctcacctgctgctgggTCTCTCTCAAG GAAATTGGGATCTTTTTAGGTTCTCTGGTGGAGAGAATTCTCACTGAATCCAAATCCAGCAAGTGCCTGCTAACAATAGAAGATCTAATAAGAGCATCAAAAGTATTCAAAAATATTCTTCTCAAATGTCGCCACTGG GGGGCAGTAGAGGGATGCTGTGTAGGCTTCACCAAGTTCTGTGCCTGTCTACTAAGCAACAATGATCCACAGTTTAGGAATATCCCAGCCCACATGCTAACACAA GGATTGAAGGTTGTGCAGTCTCCTCGTTCTACTTCTGTGACCCGGCGGGCTGCAGGGTTGCCTATGCTCATCCTGTGTGTTGTGTCAGCAGAGGAGGCCAGTAAAACACGGCCACTTTTATCCCACAGCGTGAAGATCTTACTGGAGACAGCCAGAACCCCTCTGCCTGACAGCTGGGACCAGACACTGGACCTCCCACAG GTGTGTGCAGTTCACACTCTGCAGGCCCTAGTGCGTGGCTCTGGGCTGGGAGTAGCTATCCTTCAGTTCGCCCCTGATGTAGCCATCTTGTCTCTCACTCTGCTCAGTTCTCCCTGCTGGGCCATGAGGAATGCTGCTCTGCAGCTTTACA GTTCTCTTTGCTCACGAATGCTCGGCCAGAGGCCCAGCAGTGACGGGGGCGGCCCCACTCAGCATGGCATGTCCCCCCCTGCCTTCTTCTTCCACTACCCTGCGTTCCACCCCTTCCTCCTTGCAGAGCTTAGAGGGGCAGCACACAACCTCCAAGGTCCACCTGAGGAGGCCAGGCTTCGCCTTCAGCCATCGCTCTACCCTATTCTTACTCTGTTAGCCCAACTGCAGCCTGGCGTCCAAGACTCAACTGA ATCGTTGTCAGACTTCCTGCCCCCTTTACTCCAGCTGTCTGCCAGTCCCATTTACAGTGTGAGAGTGATGGCTTCGAAGGCTTTGGTTGCCATGACTCCCCCTTTAGAGTACATGAACATCCTCATCAAACTGACATCTGAACTGCCTGGTCCACTGGATCGTTGCTGTCACAATCGACTCCACGGACAGCTGCTGCAGATCAAAGCTGTTCTAGACAGAGCTCTCTGCTCACACAG TGCCCCTTCAGCTGACCTGTGTGAGGTGCTGAGCAGGGTGGATGCCTCACTGTGGCTTGCAACTGAGGCtcagcgctgccccctggtgagATCAGCCTACTTGGCAGTGGCAGGCTCACTGAGAGGGTTCTGCTGTGAGACCTACCTGTCAAAGCTCTACGATACGCTCATGTGTGAGCTCTGTACACCTCAACAGGAGCTACAG ATTGggctgtcttccttccatcaacAAGTGATTCAGTTTCTGTGTGCAGACCAGAATTGGGCCCGTCAAATCTGGGACAACTTTTCTGCAGCAAGCCTTGATCTGAGGCTCGAATTAGTTACATGGGTGGTGGATGGGCGAGAGTTGCAGCAGACCAGCTTGAAAGAGGTGATCCAGGGGGTGCTGCAG TCAAACCTGAGGGAGGCATTGTTGAGCCACTGTGTGGAGTACCGCAGGACCTACCTCGCAGCCCTGGTGGCAGTGATGGCTGGAGGTGATTTGACTTCACCCCAGTGTCCTCCTCAGTCGGCTCCGATGGAAGAATCGGTTCTGCTTGAGTGTCTGGATTTGTTGCTTGGTGAcctggaggagcagagaggtgGACCAGAGTTCCTCTCACAGGCGCTGTATGCTGCTAGTCTGCTGCTGTCCCAGCAATCAGACTCCAG TTTTAAGATTGCTATGATCCAGCGCTGGTGTAGTGTCTTGGAATGCCACTGCTCTCCAGATGCCACAGAAGTGCTCCGAATAGCTTGTGCTGAAGCTCTGTGTGTAGCTGGAGTGTCTCTAATGAGCCGTAGCCTGAGAGAACACAACACCTTGCCAGCCATCATGATCAG GTTGATCAACACAGGCCTATATTTGCTGCAGGACCAAAGCCAGCTGGTGAGGATTAAAGCGGCCTGTTTTACCTCCATGTTGCAGCATGCCAGAGAAGGAGGCCAGAGGAGTGTCTACCTCATGCAGGTCAACCAGGCTCTGCCACTCCTACTAGACTTGCTGCTGGAAGAATGTTGGGATACACCTGGCACTTTGCAGGTGCTATTGTGTCACCTGACTCAGCCTGATCTCAGACCTGTGCTGAGAGAGGCTTCAGAAACAGG GTGTGCCAGTCTATATGAGCAGGATGAGGCCAATGTGTTTGCGGAGCCATCTGTGATGTCTGCACAAGTGCTGCCATACCTACTGCAGATGGCTAAAAAGTACTCAGAATCCTCTACATTGGCACAAAGCCTAATTGCATGGGCAGAGGAGAGTGCTGCACAGGTGCTAGACAGCCTTGCGGTGTGCAAAGAGCTCCAGCCAG CTCCGACTCTGACCCTGACCTGGCTATCTCTCCTCATGGATCCCCGCTTACACAGCACCCTGTGTGGCCTGTTAGCCAGGGCTGCCTTCCTCCTCCGGCTGTTGAAAACATGTGATGACGTACGACACCTTTGTGATTCTTCAGCCCTGCATGAGGCTGTACGGGAAGTTTGTAGTCTTCTCGGCCAGAGAGGCGTCCACCTTCCCTCTGCTTTAACAGCTGCTGTGGCTGGAGACTTGCCACTATGA